In a single window of the Eshraghiella crossota genome:
- a CDS encoding single-stranded DNA-binding protein: protein MTDKVIENNRVTIVGEVVSEFEFSHEVYGEGFYTLNISVNRLSDSVDIIPLMISERLVDVTEDLRGVIIEASGQFRSYNRHEENKNRLMLSIFVRELQLYDNYEEENSTNQIFLDGYICKPAIYRRTPLGREIADVLIAVNRPYGKSDYIPCIAWGRNARFAAGFEVGSHIQIYGRIQSREYVKKISEDECERRTAYEVSVSKIEYFEE from the coding sequence ATGACCGATAAGGTTATTGAAAACAACAGAGTAACAATAGTAGGAGAGGTGGTTTCAGAATTTGAATTCAGCCATGAGGTATATGGTGAAGGATTTTACACATTGAACATATCCGTGAACCGTTTATCAGACAGCGTTGATATTATTCCACTTATGATTTCTGAAAGACTTGTGGACGTAACGGAGGATTTGAGAGGTGTTATAATCGAAGCATCGGGACAGTTCAGGTCTTATAACAGACATGAAGAGAACAAGAACAGATTAATGCTTTCGATTTTTGTAAGAGAACTCCAATTGTATGATAATTATGAGGAGGAGAACAGTACCAATCAGATTTTCTTAGACGGATACATCTGTAAGCCTGCCATCTACAGAAGAACTCCGTTGGGAAGAGAGATAGCAGATGTTCTTATTGCCGTAAACAGACCATACGGTAAGTCAGATTACATCCCATGTATCGCATGGGGGCGTAACGCCAGGTTTGCGGCAGGATTTGAAGTTGGCAGCCATATTCAGATATACGGAAGAATCCAGAGCAGGGAATATGTCAAGAAAATAAGCGAAGATGAGTGCGAAAGACGTACAGCATACGAAGTCTCCGTAAGCAAGATAGAATATTTTGAAGAATAG
- a CDS encoding endolytic transglycosylase MltG, with translation MKLKYYLRGLGVGIVVTAVILTIANHLGNKMSDEDIIKRAAKLGMVMKEDESLFPPTEPETTTPEPTSPSPAEQDTTAVKPAEPETTTPEPTTPEPTTPEPTTPVPTEPETTTPVPAEPQTSGIVIHTATITVTSGMYSEAVSQKLEEAGIVKNWREFNEYLTSNGYSERLQTGTHSFNSEMGYNEIAEILVSR, from the coding sequence ATGAAACTTAAGTATTATTTGAGAGGCCTTGGCGTAGGAATCGTTGTAACGGCAGTTATACTTACTATAGCCAATCATCTTGGCAATAAGATGTCTGACGAAGATATAATAAAACGTGCGGCTAAGCTTGGAATGGTAATGAAAGAGGATGAGTCGCTTTTTCCTCCTACGGAGCCGGAGACCACGACACCGGAACCTACAAGTCCGTCACCTGCGGAACAGGATACCACGGCAGTTAAGCCTGCGGAACCGGAGACTACGACACCGGAACCTACAACACCGGAACCTACAACACCGGAACCTACAACACCTGTACCTACGGAGCCGGAGACAACAACACCTGTGCCGGCAGAACCACAGACATCTGGGATTGTGATTCATACGGCAACGATTACTGTGACTTCCGGAATGTATTCGGAGGCTGTGTCACAGAAACTGGAAGAAGCGGGAATAGTGAAGAACTGGCGTGAATTTAATGAATATCTTACAAGCAATGGTTATTCAGAGAGGCTGCAGACAGGAACCCATAGCTTTAATTCAGAAATGGGTTATAACGAAATAGCAGAAATTCTTGTTTCAAGATAA
- a CDS encoding DUF6115 domain-containing protein, whose product MTGLEIALLTIGLIVIVASFVFSSKSDGDTIHNVKDVTFTDKQKEDIKKQITDILDEQIENVKEQTEISLDKLSNQKMLEMNEYSDTILQEINRNHNEVMFLYDMLNEKKKEINNTVRDMNVTKKEIEKSKTVPKKQTVIDSIKDMSEDTGGFMASEELLREEQKDVDTRKKDILNQLDAVVEAVSDDVSADLEAVEKNLRNALLQAELRQRE is encoded by the coding sequence ATGACAGGTTTAGAGATTGCATTATTAACAATAGGACTAATCGTGATTGTGGCAAGTTTTGTTTTCTCGTCAAAATCAGACGGAGATACAATACATAATGTTAAGGATGTTACATTTACCGATAAGCAGAAAGAGGACATAAAAAAACAGATAACGGACATTCTTGACGAGCAGATAGAGAATGTCAAGGAACAGACAGAAATTTCCCTTGATAAGCTTTCTAATCAGAAAATGCTTGAAATGAATGAATATTCAGATACCATTCTCCAGGAAATAAACAGAAACCATAACGAAGTTATGTTTCTTTATGATATGCTTAATGAAAAGAAAAAAGAAATCAATAACACCGTCAGGGATATGAACGTCACGAAAAAGGAGATTGAGAAGAGCAAGACCGTTCCAAAGAAACAGACCGTTATTGATTCTATAAAAGATATGAGTGAAGACACCGGCGGTTTTATGGCAAGTGAAGAATTGCTAAGAGAAGAACAGAAAGATGTTGACACCAGAAAAAAAGATATACTAAACCAGCTTGATGCAGTTGTCGAAGCTGTATCCGATGATGTATCCGCAGATTTGGAAGCAGTAGAAAAAAACCTAAGAAACGCACTTCTACAGGCAGAACTGCGGCAAAGAGAATGA
- a CDS encoding DUF342 domain-containing protein, which yields MDRKGYYKVIGKDDGLYITYSPKEDNGKDVSLEEYMSYLEKKGIDYGTVAELNAAMNEARENKDSKVKISGADVIPYSGWCDYSDSAHMKLTMIMYPPMEGAEPITVDEILSDLKNMGIVYGIKENVIAAIVKCKRYFEQFVIAEAQMPVEGKDARLVYNFNTEIKAKPTINENGTVDFHHLDMINHIKEGDVVAEIIPEDTGKDGINIAGAVIKPKPVARKSFKYGRNLEVSEDGLRLISKVTGHVSLEGDKIFVSDEYIIQTDVDTSTGDIEYNGNVKILGCVRAGFSVKATGNISVSGAVEGAIITAGKDVILERGIAGMNKGRITAGGDVIATFIENATVIAGNNLEADAILHSKVVAEGMIDVHGRNGYIIGGNVRASSVISARNIGSTMETVTVLAVGNNPEAVTKINELKTKIASNANDISKLTQVLTLLKQKLEKEGKLDSVKLEYLKKSLENLDILEKQQAECKESYLDLSSKLCEDKDAKIIVNGSIYPGVRLEFGEQVMFIREKNDFCRYVIKGMDITRVNN from the coding sequence ATGGATAGGAAAGGCTATTATAAAGTAATCGGAAAAGATGACGGATTGTATATAACTTATTCTCCGAAAGAAGATAACGGAAAAGACGTAAGCCTTGAAGAATATATGTCTTACCTTGAAAAAAAAGGTATTGATTATGGAACAGTTGCAGAGCTTAACGCCGCAATGAACGAGGCAAGGGAAAATAAGGACAGCAAGGTTAAGATTTCAGGAGCTGACGTCATTCCTTATTCCGGCTGGTGCGATTATTCGGATTCCGCCCATATGAAGCTTACCATGATTATGTATCCGCCTATGGAAGGCGCGGAACCTATAACGGTTGATGAGATTCTTTCCGATTTGAAAAATATGGGCATAGTATATGGAATAAAGGAAAATGTAATAGCAGCCATTGTAAAATGCAAAAGATATTTTGAACAGTTTGTAATTGCCGAGGCACAGATGCCGGTAGAAGGAAAAGATGCCAGACTGGTATATAATTTTAATACAGAGATAAAAGCAAAACCTACCATTAATGAGAACGGTACGGTGGATTTTCATCATCTTGATATGATAAATCATATTAAAGAAGGTGATGTAGTTGCTGAGATTATACCTGAAGATACGGGAAAAGACGGTATAAATATTGCAGGTGCAGTCATAAAGCCTAAGCCGGTGGCCAGAAAATCTTTTAAATACGGCAGAAATCTTGAGGTGTCGGAGGACGGACTAAGACTAATATCAAAGGTAACGGGACATGTTTCCCTTGAAGGAGACAAAATCTTTGTATCCGATGAATATATAATTCAGACAGATGTAGATACATCCACAGGTGATATTGAATACAATGGCAATGTTAAGATTCTCGGCTGTGTAAGAGCAGGATTTTCCGTAAAAGCAACAGGAAATATCAGTGTCAGCGGAGCAGTAGAAGGTGCGATAATTACTGCAGGCAAAGATGTTATATTAGAGCGTGGCATAGCAGGAATGAATAAAGGCAGGATTACCGCGGGAGGAGATGTCATTGCAACCTTCATAGAAAATGCAACCGTTATAGCGGGCAATAATCTTGAAGCCGACGCTATCCTGCACAGCAAAGTAGTTGCCGAAGGAATGATTGACGTACATGGGCGAAACGGCTATATAATCGGTGGTAACGTAAGGGCTTCATCGGTAATTTCAGCCAGGAATATTGGTTCTACAATGGAGACTGTGACGGTGCTTGCAGTAGGAAACAATCCTGAGGCTGTGACAAAGATTAATGAGTTAAAGACAAAGATAGCATCTAATGCCAATGATATTTCAAAACTTACACAGGTGCTTACTCTTTTAAAACAGAAGCTTGAAAAAGAGGGCAAACTTGATTCCGTAAAATTGGAATATCTGAAAAAGTCTTTGGAAAACCTTGATATTCTTGAAAAACAGCAGGCAGAATGTAAAGAGTCATATCTTGACTTGTCATCAAAATTGTGTGAAGATAAAGATGCTAAAATCATAGTCAATGGTTCAATTTATCCGGGCGTGAGACTGGAATTCGGCGAACAGGTAATGTTCATAAGAGAAAAAAATGATTTTTGCAGATATGTAATAAAAGGTATGGATATAACCAGAGTTAATAATTAG
- the dapA gene encoding 4-hydroxy-tetrahydrodipicolinate synthase, translated as MSLFTGAGVAIVTPMNADGSVNYEKLAELLEFQIANETDAIIICGTTGESATLSEEEHSEVIRFCIKTVNHRIPVIAGTGSNCTETAVKLSKEAEEAGADGLLVVTPYYNKATQSGLIAHFTKVAGSVKIPIILYNVPSRTGCNILPATAAKLFKEVDNIVGIKEASGNLSQVAELAALTEGRMDIYSGNDDQIVPIMSLGGKGVISVLSNVAPKVAHDIPTLFLNGDVKKACELQLKSIELIKALFVEVNPIPVKHALNLMGFEVGPLRGPLSPMEPKNLEVLKNAMKNYGLI; from the coding sequence ATGTCATTATTTACAGGTGCCGGTGTTGCCATTGTTACACCAATGAACGCTGATGGAAGCGTTAATTATGAGAAGTTAGCCGAGCTTCTTGAGTTCCAGATTGCAAATGAGACAGATGCAATCATTATCTGCGGAACAACAGGTGAATCAGCAACATTAAGCGAGGAAGAACATTCAGAGGTTATAAGATTCTGCATTAAGACAGTTAATCACAGAATACCTGTTATTGCGGGAACCGGTTCTAACTGTACTGAGACAGCAGTTAAATTATCAAAAGAAGCAGAAGAAGCAGGAGCAGACGGACTTCTTGTTGTAACACCTTATTACAACAAGGCAACACAGTCAGGACTTATCGCACACTTTACCAAGGTTGCAGGTTCGGTTAAAATTCCTATCATTCTTTACAATGTTCCGAGCAGAACAGGATGTAATATTTTACCTGCTACAGCAGCTAAATTATTTAAAGAAGTGGATAACATCGTAGGTATCAAGGAAGCATCAGGAAATCTTTCACAGGTTGCAGAACTTGCAGCTTTGACAGAAGGCAGGATGGACATATATTCAGGCAATGATGACCAGATAGTTCCTATTATGTCACTTGGTGGAAAGGGCGTTATCTCAGTTCTTTCAAACGTTGCACCTAAGGTTGCCCACGACATTCCTACATTATTCCTTAACGGTGATGTCAAGAAAGCATGTGAACTCCAGCTTAAGTCAATAGAGCTTATCAAGGCACTTTTTGTTGAAGTTAATCCTATTCCTGTAAAACATGCTCTTAATCTTATGGGATTTGAAGTAGGACCACTCAGAGGACCTCTTTCTCCAATGGAGCCAAAGAACCTTGAAGTTCTCAAAAATGCAATGAAAAATTACGGATTAATATAA
- the dapB gene encoding 4-hydroxy-tetrahydrodipicolinate reductase gives MVKIIMHGCNGKMGQVITGIVAADKDAEIVAGIDIVDNRQNPYPVFTNIDDCNVEADVIIDFASAKAIDKLLDYVETRKIPVVLCTTGLSEEQLARVEEVSKKVAVLKSANMSLGINTLFKVLKSVSPLLAEAGFDIEIVEKHHHFKVDAPSGTALALGDAVNESLPEKYEYKFDRSQDRIPRPKNEIGFSSVRGGTIVGEHDVIFAGEDEVITFSHTAYSKSVFAKGAVEAAKFLKGQPAGHYTMKEVIG, from the coding sequence ATGGTTAAGATAATTATGCACGGCTGCAACGGTAAGATGGGTCAGGTTATCACAGGAATTGTTGCCGCTGACAAAGACGCAGAAATTGTTGCGGGAATAGATATTGTCGATAACAGACAGAATCCATACCCTGTTTTTACCAATATTGATGACTGCAATGTTGAAGCAGATGTAATCATTGATTTTGCATCGGCAAAGGCAATTGACAAATTGCTTGATTATGTTGAGACAAGGAAAATTCCTGTAGTATTATGCACAACAGGATTATCTGAAGAACAGCTTGCAAGAGTTGAAGAGGTATCAAAGAAGGTAGCTGTCCTTAAATCAGCTAATATGTCTTTAGGAATTAATACTTTATTCAAGGTGCTTAAATCAGTATCTCCATTACTTGCAGAAGCAGGTTTTGATATTGAAATCGTTGAGAAACATCATCATTTCAAGGTTGATGCACCAAGTGGCACAGCACTTGCTTTAGGTGATGCTGTTAATGAAAGCCTCCCTGAGAAATATGAATACAAATTCGACAGAAGTCAGGACAGAATTCCAAGACCTAAGAATGAAATCGGTTTTTCTTCTGTAAGAGGCGGAACAATAGTAGGCGAGCATGATGTTATTTTCGCAGGCGAAGACGAAGTAATAACATTCTCTCATACCGCATATTCAAAGAGTGTATTTGCCAAAGGTGCTGTTGAAGCAGCTAAGTTCCTCAAAGGACAGCCTGCAGGACATTACACAATGAAAGAAGTCATAGGTTAA
- a CDS encoding helix-turn-helix domain-containing protein, producing the protein MHISYKPLWHTLVERNMRKEDLRLAAGLTTNMIANMGKGKNISMETLVRICETLNCGIMDVIELEQDKEPKNEEQTG; encoded by the coding sequence ATGCACATAAGCTATAAACCCCTCTGGCACACGCTGGTTGAGCGCAATATGAGGAAAGAGGACTTGCGGCTTGCCGCCGGTCTTACCACAAATATGATTGCTAACATGGGGAAAGGCAAGAACATCAGCATGGAAACGCTGGTTCGTATCTGCGAAACCCTGAATTGTGGTATTATGGATGTAATTGAGTTGGAGCAAGACAAAGAACCGAAAAATGAGGAACAGACGGGCTAA
- the tsf gene encoding translation elongation factor Ts: MAITAAMVKELRELTGAGMMDCKKALGETDGDMDAAVEVLKKSGMAKVEKKASRIAAEGITRVASNGNTAVVVEVNSETDFVAKNATFHEFVQEVADKALTASVDKAGDGEDVVSILGMQSQLQEKTLTIGEKLSIRRFEKVTADAVASYIHGGGRIGVLVAADGDSSDAAKEALTNIAMQVAAMNPQYISRDEISADELAKIKEITIDSALNEATTLPKPIMNALIDKAINDKVWSDEDIAIFEEKKSNMNYVWNFVSKEAVAQLGQLALDDKENIVANKIFAGLVDGRISKQLKEICLLDQTYVKAEDGKQTVKAYLASVNPAIKLTKIVRYEVGEGMEKKNEDFAAEVAAQMGM, from the coding sequence ATGGCAATTACAGCAGCAATGGTAAAAGAATTAAGAGAATTAACAGGCGCCGGAATGATGGACTGCAAGAAAGCTCTTGGCGAGACTGACGGTGATATGGATGCAGCAGTTGAAGTATTAAAGAAGTCAGGTATGGCCAAAGTTGAGAAGAAAGCAAGCAGAATTGCAGCAGAAGGTATCACAAGAGTTGCTTCTAACGGAAATACAGCAGTAGTAGTTGAAGTAAATTCTGAGACAGACTTCGTTGCTAAGAATGCAACATTCCATGAATTCGTACAGGAAGTTGCCGATAAGGCTCTTACAGCATCAGTTGACAAGGCCGGAGACGGAGAAGATGTTGTTTCAATTCTTGGTATGCAGTCACAGCTTCAGGAAAAGACTCTTACAATCGGTGAGAAGCTTTCAATCAGAAGATTTGAAAAAGTTACAGCAGACGCTGTTGCTTCATACATCCACGGTGGCGGAAGAATCGGTGTTCTTGTAGCAGCAGACGGAGACTCATCAGATGCAGCTAAAGAAGCTCTTACTAACATAGCTATGCAGGTTGCAGCTATGAATCCACAGTACATCAGCAGAGATGAGATCTCAGCAGATGAACTTGCCAAGATTAAAGAAATTACAATTGACAGCGCATTAAATGAAGCTACAACACTTCCAAAGCCTATTATGAATGCACTTATTGACAAGGCTATCAATGATAAAGTATGGAGTGATGAAGATATAGCTATCTTTGAAGAAAAGAAGAGCAACATGAACTATGTATGGAATTTCGTATCTAAAGAAGCAGTTGCCCAGTTAGGTCAGTTGGCATTAGATGATAAGGAAAATATTGTTGCTAATAAGATTTTTGCAGGATTAGTTGATGGACGTATATCTAAGCAGCTTAAAGAAATCTGTCTCCTTGATCAGACATATGTTAAAGCTGAGGACGGAAAGCAGACTGTTAAAGCATATCTTGCAAGCGTTAACCCTGCAATCAAGCTTACAAAGATTGTTCGTTACGAAGTTGGCGAAGGTATGGAAAAGAAGAACGAAGACTTCGCAGCAGAAGTTGCAGCTCAGATGGGTATGTAA
- a CDS encoding ATP-binding cassette domain-containing protein: MLEVKNLYKKYGKKCVLNNMNYLFTPGIYGLLGPNGAGKSTLMNIISDVIDSSEGSVEYMGKNIKSMKAEYRKHIGYLPQNTGLYPEFTLTEMLEYFAYLRGLDKSKIPEMMEKVLTGTNLLSRKDDKIKTFSGGMKRRAAIAVTFIADPEILIFDEPTVGLDPKERIRFRELILNNKKDKVIIISSHIVSDLDMIADKILLIKEGVIAGEIDNDGSHNLEDEYMTLFEKDE, from the coding sequence ATGTTAGAAGTTAAAAATCTTTATAAAAAGTACGGAAAAAAATGCGTGCTTAATAACATGAATTATTTATTTACACCGGGAATATACGGATTGTTAGGACCTAATGGTGCAGGAAAATCAACTCTTATGAATATAATTTCCGATGTGATTGACAGCAGTGAAGGTTCTGTTGAATATATGGGAAAAAATATTAAAAGTATGAAAGCTGAATACAGAAAACATATAGGATATCTTCCACAGAATACAGGATTATATCCGGAGTTTACCCTTACGGAAATGTTAGAATATTTTGCTTATCTTCGAGGCCTTGATAAGTCTAAAATACCGGAGATGATGGAAAAAGTCCTTACCGGCACTAATCTTTTATCGAGAAAAGATGATAAAATCAAAACATTTTCCGGAGGAATGAAAAGACGTGCAGCAATTGCAGTAACTTTTATTGCAGACCCGGAGATACTTATATTTGATGAGCCTACAGTGGGACTTGATCCTAAAGAACGCATCCGTTTCAGAGAGTTAATCCTAAATAATAAGAAGGATAAGGTAATCATCATTTCTTCCCATATAGTTTCGGACCTTGATATGATTGCAGATAAGATTCTGTTGATAAAAGAAGGTGTAATAGCGGGTGAGATTGATAATGACGGAAGCCACAATCTTGAGGATGAATATATGACATTGTTTGAGAAAGATGAATAA
- a CDS encoding DUF6115 domain-containing protein produces the protein MKETVKKETLREDNRDPKAFETGNNNEKILQLSKEGKSNVEIAKELGLGIGEVKLVIDLFKGGK, from the coding sequence ATGAAAGAAACAGTTAAAAAAGAAACCTTAAGGGAAGATAACAGGGACCCTAAAGCTTTTGAAACGGGTAATAATAATGAGAAAATACTTCAGTTAAGCAAAGAAGGAAAGTCCAATGTTGAAATAGCTAAAGAACTTGGGCTTGGTATTGGGGAAGTAAAGCTTGTTATTGACTTATTTAAAGGTGGTAAATAG
- the rpsB gene encoding 30S ribosomal protein S2, protein MSVISMKQLLEAGVHFGHQTRRWNPKMAEYIYTERNGIYIIDLQKSVGKVDEAYNAIYDVAAQGGSILFVGTKKQAQEAVKTEAERCGMYYVNERWLGGMLTNFKTIQSRINRLKEIEAMEADGTFDVLPKKEVIQLKKEQEKLEKNLGGIKNMKRIPDAIFIVDPKKEAICVQEAHILGIPLIGIVDTNCDPEEIDYVIPGNDDAIRAVKLIVSKMADAVIAANQGETAEEYADVAEDEAVEATEETEA, encoded by the coding sequence ATGAGCGTTATTTCAATGAAACAGTTACTTGAAGCAGGTGTTCACTTTGGACATCAGACAAGAAGATGGAACCCTAAGATGGCAGAGTACATCTACACAGAGAGAAATGGTATTTATATCATTGACTTACAGAAGTCTGTAGGTAAAGTAGATGAAGCTTACAATGCAATTTATGATGTTGCAGCACAGGGAGGAAGCATCCTCTTTGTCGGAACTAAGAAACAGGCACAGGAAGCAGTTAAGACAGAAGCTGAACGTTGCGGAATGTACTATGTAAACGAGAGATGGTTAGGTGGTATGCTCACTAACTTCAAGACAATTCAGAGCAGAATTAACAGATTAAAAGAAATTGAAGCTATGGAAGCTGACGGAACATTCGATGTTCTTCCTAAGAAAGAAGTTATCCAGCTTAAGAAAGAGCAGGAGAAGCTTGAGAAGAACCTTGGCGGTATCAAGAACATGAAGAGAATTCCTGATGCTATCTTTATCGTAGACCCTAAGAAGGAAGCTATCTGTGTACAGGAAGCACATATCCTTGGAATTCCTCTTATCGGTATTGTAGATACTAACTGTGATCCTGAAGAAATCGATTATGTAATTCCTGGTAATGATGATGCTATCAGAGCCGTTAAGTTAATCGTTTCTAAGATGGCAGATGCCGTTATCGCCGCTAACCAGGGTGAGACAGCAGAAGAATATGCTGATGTTGCAGAAGACGAAGCTGTTGAAGCAACAGAAGAAACAGAAGCATAA
- the typA gene encoding translational GTPase TypA has protein sequence MITKREDVRNIAIIAHVDHGKTTLVDELLKQSGTFRENQEVAERVMDSNDIERERGITILSKNTAVYYKDTKINIIDTPGHADFGGEVERVLKMVNGVILVVDAYEGVMPQTKFVLHKALDLDLDLIVCVNKIDRPEARPNEVVDEVLELLLDLDANDKQLECPFIFASAREGFAKYKLEDESDNMIPLFETIINHIPAPEGDAEAPLQLLISTIDYNEYVGRIGVGKIDNGTIKVNQEVLLVNHHDESKHQRVKVTKLYEFNGLNKVEVNEAKMGSIVAVSGITDLHIGDTLCNVDSPAPIPFQKISEPTIAMNFMVNDSPLAGQEGKFVTSRHLRDRLFRELNTDVSLRVEETDDMNCFKVSGRGELHLSVLIENMRREGYEFAVSKAEVLYHYDERGHKLEPMETAFVDVPDDCSGTVIQKLSMRKGELNGMTPLNAGTTRLEFSIPSRGLIGYTNEFLTDTKGSGVINTTFDDYGPYKGDISYRKQGSLIAFENGEAITYGLFNAQERGTLFIGPGEKVYAGMIVGQTGRAEDIEVNVCKTKHLTNTRSSSADDALRLVPPKILSLEQSLEFIDTDELLEVTPKSLRIRKKILDSTLRYRSKKN, from the coding sequence ATGATTACAAAACGTGAAGATGTTCGTAACATTGCTATTATTGCCCATGTAGACCACGGCAAAACAACACTTGTTGACGAACTTTTAAAACAGAGCGGAACATTCCGTGAGAACCAGGAAGTAGCCGAACGTGTTATGGATTCCAATGACATCGAACGTGAAAGAGGAATCACAATTCTTTCAAAAAATACTGCTGTTTATTATAAAGACACAAAAATCAACATAATTGACACACCCGGTCATGCTGACTTCGGTGGTGAGGTTGAACGTGTACTCAAAATGGTAAACGGTGTTATTCTCGTTGTTGATGCGTATGAAGGTGTTATGCCTCAGACAAAGTTTGTACTTCATAAAGCACTTGACCTAGACCTTGACCTCATTGTATGTGTTAATAAAATTGACAGACCTGAAGCCCGTCCTAATGAGGTTGTTGATGAAGTTCTTGAACTTTTACTTGACCTTGATGCCAATGACAAACAGTTGGAATGTCCTTTTATTTTTGCATCTGCAAGGGAAGGTTTTGCAAAATATAAACTGGAAGATGAATCTGATAATATGATTCCTTTATTTGAAACAATTATTAATCATATACCTGCTCCTGAAGGAGATGCAGAAGCTCCTTTACAGCTTCTTATCAGTACAATTGATTACAACGAATATGTAGGACGAATCGGTGTAGGTAAAATTGATAACGGTACAATTAAAGTTAATCAGGAGGTTCTTCTTGTTAATCATCATGATGAAAGCAAACATCAGCGTGTTAAGGTAACGAAGCTTTATGAGTTTAACGGTCTTAACAAAGTTGAAGTTAATGAAGCCAAAATGGGCTCAATCGTTGCTGTTTCCGGAATCACCGATTTACACATCGGAGATACCCTCTGTAATGTTGACAGCCCTGCTCCAATTCCTTTCCAGAAGATTTCCGAGCCTACAATCGCCATGAATTTTATGGTAAACGACTCTCCTCTTGCCGGTCAGGAAGGTAAATTTGTTACATCAAGACACTTAAGAGACCGTCTTTTCAGGGAACTTAATACAGATGTTTCATTAAGAGTAGAAGAAACAGACGATATGAACTGCTTTAAGGTATCAGGCCGTGGCGAGCTTCATCTTTCAGTTCTTATTGAAAATATGCGTCGTGAAGGATATGAATTCGCTGTAAGCAAAGCAGAAGTCCTTTATCATTATGATGAACGCGGACATAAACTTGAACCAATGGAAACAGCCTTCGTAGATGTTCCTGATGATTGTTCAGGAACGGTAATCCAGAAACTGAGCATGAGAAAAGGTGAGCTTAATGGTATGACACCACTTAACGCAGGAACAACAAGACTTGAGTTCTCTATTCCTTCAAGAGGATTAATCGGTTATACCAATGAATTCCTTACAGATACCAAGGGAAGCGGTGTTATCAATACTACTTTTGATGACTACGGTCCATACAAGGGAGATATTTCTTATCGTAAACAGGGTTCACTTATTGCCTTTGAAAACGGTGAAGCCATTACTTACGGACTGTTTAATGCTCAGGAAAGAGGTACCCTGTTTATCGGACCTGGTGAAAAGGTATATGCAGGTATGATTGTTGGTCAGACAGGCAGAGCTGAAGATATTGAAGTAAACGTATGTAAGACAAAACATCTTACCAACACACGTTCGTCAAGTGCCGATGATGCTTTAAGACTTGTTCCACCTAAGATTTTAAGCCTTGAACAGTCTCTTGAATTCATTGATACTGATGAATTACTTGAAGTAACACCTAAGAGTCTCAGAATCCGTAAGAAGATTCTTGATTCGACATTAAGATACAGATCAAAGAAAAATTAA